The following coding sequences are from one Streptomyces dengpaensis window:
- a CDS encoding ATP-binding protein, which produces MDSDGTQDARGTHAHQVPRPAGPPDMPVAPPRPPGAPGVPPLPDGSAFLAWLRAPRPEAAPGVWRFGHRPRPEEEPERIPARQLLSGALIAFLVGWLIWSLLWNGYLGGWWVLPLELFTPDSWRHSGDRVGNAFLWYGYYTLIALVILIGVGRLGRWGEVWRRYGLPAWRRAAPASERPPAPEEDPAQWNHLRAAGAGDAADRLAAEARAGLMRDVDHARIARAWQGVRSGRHSLATFTGAVLKDGSAACLHPSGERDLPGRLARHDLVTGQVRLGTTADDPRNPYAYRGTGLALGPELLATSLLAVGPAGSGKSGGVVWPLAESLCLHALAGRAAVVVVGAAGAGLGPVDAYDVVVRIGNPESVYDLDLYGGTTDPDEAAAVLAEALVGDLADPHPGGDSRRSTTVLAQLLGPFQAVHGRFPSVPELRQLLDGAPGPLGALRKGLEDTGQESLLRELDARERQLGNPGDVGDVLADRIALLDRPAFAGFFDTAGRSRPFSLRALDHPVRVRIDLPQRGHADASRILARLMLAQFTASVAVREDRSLFACLVLDDATGVVTPEAVRGIQRLRSGNAGAVLTLRTLDDAPRPLRGPLLGAIGCRMALSGLTPWDGQDFAEVWGKEWTEARDVTDRQIIAETPAGKAVHMLRRVITGHAPTARAVTVRQVERERWSASELAHGVPPGHAVLSLTSVEGEHAPPLLVDLRS; this is translated from the coding sequence ATGGACAGCGACGGGACGCAGGACGCGCGGGGCACGCATGCCCATCAGGTGCCGCGTCCGGCGGGGCCACCGGACATGCCGGTGGCGCCACCACGGCCCCCGGGGGCTCCTGGCGTGCCGCCGTTGCCGGACGGGTCCGCGTTCCTGGCGTGGCTGCGGGCTCCCCGGCCGGAGGCGGCGCCCGGGGTGTGGCGGTTCGGGCACCGGCCGCGGCCGGAGGAGGAGCCGGAGCGGATCCCGGCCAGGCAGCTGCTGAGCGGCGCGCTGATCGCGTTCCTCGTGGGATGGCTCATCTGGTCGCTGCTGTGGAACGGGTATCTGGGCGGCTGGTGGGTGCTGCCACTGGAACTGTTCACCCCGGACTCCTGGCGGCACAGCGGCGATCGCGTCGGGAACGCCTTCCTCTGGTACGGCTACTACACGCTGATCGCCCTCGTCATCCTGATCGGCGTCGGCCGGCTGGGCCGGTGGGGTGAGGTCTGGCGGCGCTACGGGCTCCCCGCCTGGCGGCGGGCCGCTCCCGCGAGTGAGCGTCCGCCCGCGCCCGAGGAGGACCCCGCCCAGTGGAACCACCTCCGCGCCGCCGGTGCGGGCGACGCCGCCGACCGGCTCGCCGCCGAGGCCCGCGCCGGGCTGATGCGCGACGTCGACCATGCCCGGATCGCCCGCGCCTGGCAGGGCGTCCGCAGCGGGCGGCACAGTCTCGCCACGTTCACGGGGGCGGTGCTGAAGGACGGGTCCGCCGCCTGTCTGCATCCCTCGGGTGAGCGCGATCTGCCCGGGCGGCTCGCGCGGCACGACCTCGTGACCGGGCAGGTGCGGCTCGGCACGACCGCGGATGATCCGCGCAATCCGTACGCCTATCGTGGCACCGGTCTCGCCCTCGGCCCCGAACTGCTCGCCACCTCCCTGCTCGCCGTAGGACCCGCCGGGTCGGGCAAGAGCGGCGGTGTCGTCTGGCCGCTCGCCGAGTCGTTGTGCCTGCACGCGCTCGCCGGGCGGGCCGCCGTCGTCGTGGTGGGGGCCGCGGGCGCCGGGCTCGGGCCCGTCGACGCGTACGACGTCGTCGTACGGATCGGGAATCCCGAATCCGTGTACGACCTCGACCTGTACGGCGGGACCACGGACCCCGACGAAGCCGCGGCCGTGCTCGCCGAGGCGCTGGTCGGGGACCTCGCCGATCCGCATCCGGGGGGTGACAGCCGCCGGTCGACCACTGTGCTCGCGCAGTTGCTCGGGCCCTTCCAGGCTGTCCACGGCCGGTTCCCGTCCGTACCCGAGCTGCGGCAGCTGCTCGACGGCGCTCCCGGACCGCTCGGCGCGCTGCGCAAGGGCCTGGAGGACACCGGGCAGGAGTCGCTGCTACGGGAACTCGACGCGCGTGAGCGGCAGTTGGGAAACCCGGGGGATGTCGGCGATGTGCTGGCGGACCGGATCGCCCTGCTCGACCGGCCCGCGTTCGCGGGGTTCTTCGACACGGCGGGGCGATCGCGGCCGTTCTCACTGCGCGCCCTCGACCATCCGGTGCGCGTACGGATCGACCTGCCGCAGCGCGGGCACGCCGACGCCTCGCGGATCCTCGCGCGGCTGATGCTCGCGCAGTTCACGGCGAGCGTCGCGGTACGGGAGGACCGGTCGCTGTTCGCCTGTCTGGTGCTCGACGACGCGACGGGGGTCGTCACACCCGAGGCCGTACGCGGAATTCAGCGGCTGCGGTCCGGCAACGCCGGGGCCGTCCTGACGCTCCGCACGCTCGACGACGCACCGCGCCCGCTGCGCGGCCCGCTGCTCGGCGCCATCGGGTGCCGTATGGCGCTGTCCGGGCTCACCCCCTGGGACGGCCAGGACTTCGCCGAGGTCTGGGGCAAGGAGTGGACCGAGGCGCGGGACGTCACCGACCGGCAGATCATCGCGGAGACCCCGGCGGGCAAGGCGGTGCACATGCTGCGCCGGGTGATCACCGGGCATGCGCCGACCGCGCGGGCCGTCACCGTGCGACAGGTCGAGCGGGAGCGGTGGTCCGCCTCGGAACTGGCGCACGGAGTGCCGCCGGGGCACGCGGTGCTCTCGCTGACCAGTGTTGAGGGGGAGCACGCGCCACCGCTCCTGGTGGATCTGCGGAGTTGA
- a CDS encoding aldehyde dehydrogenase family protein translates to MTSTHAFWLAGRQATGETTFDVTSPWDGRLVGKVSVPTEAQVEEAVATAYAVRDEFAATPAHVRADALDHVSRRLVERTEEIAQLISAENGKPIKWARGEVGRAVSVFRFAAEEARRFNGGEAQRLDTDPGGQGRLSLTRRFPKGVVLGIAPFNFPLNLCAHKVAPAIAAGAPIILKPAPATPLSGLIIGDLLAETELPAGSWSILPVSNERMPALVQDERLPVISFTGSEKVGYSIMDSVPRKHCTLELGGNGAAVVLADFASDADLDWAATRIATFSNSQGGQSCISVQRVIADASVYERLLPRVVAAVEAQVTGDPSDDATEVGPLVSEDAAVRVESWVDEAVRAGATLLTGGKRDGASYAPTVLTDVPAGVTLASEEVFGPVLSVQKVEGEAAAFAAANDSKYGLQAGVFTHDLQTAFRAHRALEVGGVVIGDVPSYRADQMPYGGVKQSGVGREGVKFAMDDYTYERVMVLTGLAL, encoded by the coding sequence ATGACTTCCACCCACGCTTTCTGGCTCGCCGGCCGCCAGGCCACCGGTGAGACCACCTTCGACGTCACCTCCCCGTGGGACGGACGTCTCGTCGGCAAGGTCAGCGTGCCGACCGAGGCGCAGGTCGAGGAGGCCGTGGCCACCGCCTACGCCGTGCGGGACGAGTTCGCCGCCACGCCGGCCCACGTACGTGCCGACGCCCTCGACCACGTGTCGCGCCGGCTCGTCGAGCGCACCGAGGAGATCGCCCAGCTGATCTCCGCCGAGAACGGCAAGCCGATCAAGTGGGCCCGCGGCGAGGTCGGCCGCGCGGTGTCCGTGTTCCGGTTCGCCGCCGAGGAGGCCCGTCGCTTCAACGGCGGCGAGGCCCAGCGCCTCGACACCGACCCGGGCGGTCAGGGACGGCTCTCGCTGACCCGCCGCTTCCCAAAGGGCGTCGTCCTGGGCATCGCGCCGTTCAACTTCCCGCTGAACCTGTGCGCCCACAAGGTCGCCCCGGCCATCGCCGCCGGTGCGCCGATCATCCTGAAGCCCGCGCCCGCGACCCCGCTGTCCGGCCTCATCATCGGCGACCTGCTGGCCGAGACCGAGCTGCCCGCCGGGTCATGGAGCATCCTGCCCGTCTCCAACGAGCGGATGCCCGCGCTCGTGCAGGACGAGCGGCTGCCCGTCATCTCCTTCACCGGGTCCGAGAAGGTCGGTTACTCGATCATGGACTCGGTGCCGCGCAAGCACTGCACCCTGGAGCTGGGCGGCAACGGCGCGGCCGTGGTGCTGGCCGACTTCGCGAGCGACGCCGACCTCGACTGGGCCGCGACCCGCATCGCGACCTTCTCCAACTCCCAGGGCGGCCAGTCCTGCATCTCCGTGCAGCGGGTGATCGCGGACGCGTCCGTGTACGAGCGGCTGCTGCCCCGTGTCGTCGCCGCCGTCGAGGCCCAGGTCACGGGTGACCCGTCCGACGACGCGACGGAGGTCGGCCCGCTGGTCAGCGAGGACGCCGCCGTGCGCGTCGAGTCGTGGGTGGACGAGGCCGTGCGGGCCGGTGCCACGCTCCTCACGGGCGGCAAGCGCGACGGTGCCTCCTACGCGCCGACCGTCCTCACCGACGTACCGGCCGGTGTGACCCTCGCCAGCGAGGAGGTCTTCGGACCCGTCCTCTCCGTGCAGAAGGTGGAGGGGGAGGCCGCCGCCTTCGCCGCCGCCAACGACTCCAAGTACGGCCTCCAGGCGGGCGTGTTCACGCATGACCTGCAGACCGCCTTCCGCGCCCACCGCGCGCTGGAGGTGGGCGGCGTCGTGATCGGCGACGTGCCGTCCTACCGCGCCGACCAGATGCCGTACGGCGGTGTGAAGCAGTCCGGTGTCGGCCGCGAGGGCGTGAAGTTCGCGATGGACGACTACACCTACGAGCGAGTGATGGTGCTGACGGGCCTCGCCCTCTGA
- a CDS encoding McrC family protein, producing the protein MNVLFVSFATRLLREAATGTGFTVRDQSRHRGVLRDERTGRHDSEVGPDVLVSGSRDGAPLRRPVDIKYKLFEGRKLAVPDLYQAFLYAHALAQEPSGSVPTGVLLHPGGTSAPRESVAVRRWDGTTAARVRSVSLDLPSVLGALGGAERGRCSAGCGQRCSTEAPKP; encoded by the coding sequence ATGAACGTCCTGTTCGTGTCCTTCGCCACGCGACTGCTGCGGGAGGCCGCGACCGGAACCGGTTTCACCGTCCGGGACCAGTCGCGCCACCGCGGAGTGCTGCGCGACGAGCGCACCGGGCGCCACGACAGCGAAGTAGGCCCCGATGTACTGGTCTCGGGAAGCCGCGACGGGGCGCCGCTGCGGCGCCCCGTCGACATCAAGTACAAGCTGTTCGAGGGCAGAAAGCTCGCCGTTCCCGACCTCTACCAGGCTTTTCTCTACGCGCACGCGCTGGCTCAGGAGCCCTCGGGCTCCGTCCCGACCGGCGTACTGCTGCATCCCGGAGGGACATCGGCGCCGCGCGAGAGTGTCGCCGTACGCCGCTGGGACGGGACGACCGCGGCCCGCGTGCGGTCGGTGTCCCTCGACCTGCCGTCGGTGCTCGGCGCCCTCGGGGGCGCCGAGCGGGGGCGGTGCTCGGCCGGGTGTGGGCAGCGGTGCTCGACTGAAGCCCCGAAGCCCTAA
- a CDS encoding phosphatase PAP2 family protein, with amino-acid sequence MSTSPEPVPKYARAAQGRRPPVPGRPNFLLSLGLPALPALLFALITWQVAAHGPLARADEHLSGSLVHPNRAWDLLADLGNIPVAVPVLATVLVYVAVRARRTGTYRWWLPSLAAAVLMAAVPALIVPLKELIARPGPPVMGPGTGFYPSGHTATATIAYGTAALLLLPWLRGAFARRTLLLACLTLNLAVAVGLIIRGYHWPLDVLASWCLSLILLQVMRLVVAHYGRGASEGQPVAGR; translated from the coding sequence GTGTCGACCTCCCCGGAACCAGTCCCCAAGTACGCGCGTGCCGCTCAAGGCAGAAGGCCCCCTGTTCCGGGACGGCCGAACTTCCTCCTGAGCCTGGGTCTCCCGGCTCTGCCGGCTCTCCTCTTCGCGCTGATCACCTGGCAGGTCGCCGCCCACGGCCCCCTCGCCCGCGCGGACGAACACCTCAGCGGCTCCCTGGTCCACCCGAACCGCGCCTGGGATCTCCTCGCCGACCTCGGCAACATCCCGGTCGCCGTCCCGGTCCTCGCCACCGTCCTCGTGTACGTCGCCGTCCGCGCCCGCCGAACCGGCACGTACCGGTGGTGGCTGCCGTCCCTGGCCGCCGCCGTACTCATGGCGGCCGTCCCGGCACTGATCGTCCCCCTGAAGGAACTGATCGCCCGCCCCGGCCCCCCGGTCATGGGCCCGGGCACCGGCTTCTACCCCTCGGGCCACACCGCCACGGCCACCATCGCCTATGGCACCGCAGCCCTGCTCCTCCTGCCCTGGCTGCGCGGCGCGTTCGCCCGCCGCACCCTGCTCCTCGCCTGCCTCACCCTCAACCTCGCCGTCGCCGTGGGCCTGATCATCCGCGGCTACCACTGGCCCCTCGACGTGCTGGCGAGCTGGTGCCTGTCCCTGATCCTGCTTCAGGTCATGCGGCTGGTCGTGGCGCACTACGGTCGGGGAGCATCGGAGGGGCAACCGGTCGCGGGCCGGTGA
- the gabT gene encoding 4-aminobutyrate--2-oxoglutarate transaminase: MTALPQERRVVTAIPGPKSQELQARRTAAVAAGVGSVLPVFTTRAGGGIIEDVDGNRLIDFGSGIAVTSVGASAEAVVRRASAQLQDFTHTCFMVTPYEGYVAVAEALAELTPGDHAKKSALFNSGAEAVENAVKIARAYTKRQAVVVFDHGYHGRTNLTMALTAKNMPYKHGFGPFAPEVYRVPVAYGYRWLTGPENAGAEASAQAIDMINKQIGADNVAAIIIEPVLGEGGFIEPAKGFLPAISKFAQDNGIVFVADEIQSGFCRTGQWFACEDEGIVPDLITTAKGIAGGLPLAAVTGRAEIMDAAHAGGLGGTYGGNPVACAGALGAIETMKELDLNAKAKAIEATMKSRLTAMQEKFDIIGEVRGRGAMIAIELVKDRATKEPNPEATAALAKACHQEGLLVLTCGTYGNVLRFLPPLVIGEDLLNEGLDIIEQAFTRI, translated from the coding sequence ATGACCGCACTTCCGCAGGAGCGCCGCGTCGTCACCGCCATCCCCGGCCCGAAGTCGCAGGAGCTGCAGGCCCGCCGTACCGCCGCGGTCGCGGCCGGTGTGGGCTCGGTGCTCCCCGTCTTCACCACGCGCGCCGGCGGCGGCATCATCGAGGACGTCGACGGCAACCGTCTGATCGACTTCGGCTCCGGCATCGCCGTGACGTCGGTCGGCGCGTCCGCCGAGGCCGTCGTACGCCGGGCCTCCGCCCAGCTGCAGGACTTCACCCACACCTGTTTCATGGTCACGCCGTACGAGGGGTACGTCGCCGTCGCCGAGGCGCTGGCCGAGCTGACCCCGGGTGACCACGCCAAGAAGTCGGCGCTTTTCAACTCGGGCGCCGAGGCGGTCGAGAACGCCGTCAAGATCGCGCGTGCGTACACCAAGCGCCAGGCCGTCGTCGTCTTCGACCACGGCTACCACGGCCGCACGAACCTCACGATGGCGCTGACCGCCAAGAACATGCCGTACAAGCACGGCTTCGGCCCGTTCGCGCCCGAGGTCTACCGCGTGCCGGTGGCGTACGGCTACCGCTGGCTGACCGGCCCGGAGAACGCGGGCGCCGAGGCCTCCGCCCAGGCCATCGACATGATCAACAAGCAGATCGGCGCCGACAACGTCGCCGCGATCATCATCGAGCCGGTCCTCGGCGAGGGCGGCTTCATCGAGCCCGCGAAGGGCTTCCTTCCGGCCATCAGCAAGTTCGCCCAGGACAACGGCATCGTCTTCGTCGCGGACGAGATCCAGTCCGGCTTCTGCCGCACCGGCCAGTGGTTCGCCTGCGAGGACGAGGGCATCGTCCCCGACCTGATCACGACGGCCAAGGGCATCGCCGGCGGCCTCCCGCTCGCCGCTGTGACCGGCCGCGCCGAGATCATGGACGCCGCGCACGCGGGTGGCCTCGGCGGCACCTACGGCGGCAACCCGGTGGCCTGCGCGGGCGCGCTCGGCGCGATCGAGACGATGAAGGAGCTCGACCTCAACGCCAAGGCGAAGGCGATCGAGGCGACGATGAAGTCCCGTCTGACCGCCATGCAGGAGAAGTTCGACATCATCGGCGAGGTCCGCGGCCGTGGCGCCATGATCGCCATCGAGCTGGTCAAGGACCGCGCCACCAAGGAGCCGAACCCGGAGGCGACCGCCGCGCTGGCCAAGGCCTGCCACCAGGAGGGCCTGCTGGTCCTGACCTGTGGCACGTACGGCAACGTCCTCCGCTTCCTGCCCCCGCTGGTCATCGGTGAGGACCTCCTGAACGAGGGCCTCGACATCATCGAGCAGGCCTTCACCCGCATCTGA
- a CDS encoding acyl-CoA dehydrogenase family protein, producing MSATPHQPTVTEREARQVAEAAREQDWRKPSFAKELFLGRFRLDLIHPHPMPADEAAQRGEEFLAKLRDFCETKIDSARIEREAQIPDETIDGLKDIGAFGMKIDTKYGGLGLTQVYYNKALAMVGSASPAIGALLSAHQSIGVPQPLKLFGTQEQKETFLPRCARTDISAFLLTEPDVGSDPARLATSAVPDGDDYIVDGVKLWTTNGVVADLLVVMARVPKSEGHKGGITAFVVEAGSEGITVENRNAFMGLRGLENGVTRFHRVRVPAVNRIGPEGAGLKIALTTLNTGRLSLPAMCVGAGKWCLKIAREWSAAREQWGKPVAFHEAVGAKISFIAATTFALEAVLDLSSQMADEDRNDIRIEAALAKLYGSEMAWLMADELVQIRGGRGFETAESLAARGERAVPAEQILRDLRINRIFEGSTEIMHLLIAREAVDAHLSVAGDLIDPDKTLSDKAKAGANAGVFYAKWLPKLVAGPGQLPRSYGDFRHQVDLSPHLRYVERSARKLARSTFYAMSRWQGRMETKQGFLGRIVDIGAELFAMSAACVRAEHLRTTGEHGREAYQLADAFCRQSRIRVDELFDRLWTNTDDLDRKVVKGVLSGTYEWLEQGVIDPSGEGPWIADATPGPSRRENVHRPIR from the coding sequence ATGTCCGCCACACCCCACCAGCCCACCGTCACGGAACGTGAGGCCCGTCAGGTCGCCGAGGCCGCGCGCGAACAGGACTGGCGCAAGCCGAGCTTCGCCAAGGAGCTGTTCCTCGGCCGCTTCCGGCTCGACCTGATCCACCCGCACCCCATGCCGGCCGACGAGGCAGCGCAGCGCGGCGAGGAGTTCCTCGCCAAGCTGCGCGACTTCTGCGAGACGAAGATCGACTCGGCCCGCATCGAGCGCGAGGCGCAGATCCCCGACGAGACCATCGACGGGCTCAAGGACATCGGCGCCTTCGGCATGAAGATCGACACCAAGTACGGCGGCCTCGGCCTCACCCAGGTGTACTACAACAAGGCGCTCGCCATGGTCGGCTCCGCGAGCCCCGCTATCGGCGCGCTCCTGTCCGCGCACCAGTCGATCGGCGTACCGCAGCCGCTGAAGCTGTTCGGCACCCAGGAGCAGAAGGAAACCTTCCTGCCGCGCTGCGCCCGCACCGACATCTCCGCCTTCCTGCTGACCGAGCCAGACGTGGGATCCGACCCGGCGCGGCTCGCCACGTCGGCCGTCCCGGACGGCGACGACTACATCGTCGACGGAGTGAAGCTCTGGACGACCAACGGCGTCGTTGCCGACCTCCTCGTCGTCATGGCGCGCGTACCGAAGTCCGAGGGCCACAAGGGCGGCATCACGGCGTTCGTGGTCGAGGCCGGCTCCGAGGGCATCACCGTCGAGAACCGCAACGCCTTCATGGGCCTGCGCGGCCTGGAGAACGGCGTCACCCGCTTCCACCGGGTCCGCGTGCCGGCCGTGAACCGTATCGGCCCGGAGGGCGCGGGCCTGAAGATCGCCCTGACCACCCTCAACACCGGCCGCCTCTCGCTGCCCGCCATGTGCGTGGGCGCGGGCAAGTGGTGTCTGAAGATCGCCCGCGAGTGGTCGGCGGCGCGCGAGCAGTGGGGCAAGCCGGTCGCCTTCCACGAGGCCGTCGGCGCCAAGATCTCCTTCATCGCGGCCACGACCTTCGCGCTGGAGGCCGTCCTCGACCTGTCGTCCCAGATGGCCGACGAGGACCGCAACGACATCCGCATCGAGGCCGCCCTCGCCAAGCTGTACGGCTCCGAGATGGCCTGGCTGATGGCCGACGAACTGGTCCAGATCCGCGGCGGCCGCGGCTTCGAGACCGCCGAGTCGCTCGCCGCCCGCGGGGAGCGCGCCGTCCCGGCCGAGCAGATCCTGCGCGACTTGCGCATCAACCGCATCTTCGAGGGCTCCACGGAGATCATGCACCTGCTGATCGCCCGCGAGGCCGTCGACGCCCACCTGTCGGTCGCGGGCGACCTCATCGACCCCGACAAGACCCTCTCGGACAAGGCGAAGGCAGGCGCGAACGCCGGTGTCTTCTACGCCAAGTGGCTGCCGAAGCTGGTGGCGGGACCCGGTCAACTCCCGCGCTCCTACGGCGACTTCCGGCACCAGGTGGATCTGTCGCCGCACCTGCGCTACGTCGAGCGCAGCGCCCGCAAGCTCGCCCGCTCCACCTTCTACGCCATGTCCCGCTGGCAGGGCCGCATGGAGACCAAGCAGGGCTTCCTGGGCCGGATCGTCGACATCGGCGCCGAGCTCTTCGCGATGAGCGCGGCCTGCGTCCGCGCAGAACACCTCCGCACCACGGGCGAGCACGGCCGCGAGGCCTACCAACTCGCCGACGCCTTCTGCCGCCAGTCCCGCATCCGCGTCGACGAACTCTTCGACCGTCTGTGGACCAACACCGACGACCTCGACCGCAAGGTGGTCAAGGGCGTCCTGTCGGGCACGTACGAATGGCTGGAGCAGGGCGTCATCGACCCCTCCGGCGAGGGCCCGTGGATCGCCGACGCGACGCCCGGCCCGAGCCGGAGGGAAAACGTCCACCGACCCATTCGCTGA
- a CDS encoding PucR family transcriptional regulator has translation MPPTLASLVHHSALKLNVRAGEDRLDVPVRWAHVSELADPVPYMEGGELLLITALKLDAENPEEMRRYVKRLVGAGVVGLGFAVGVNYEEIPKALVDAAEEAGLPLLEVPRRTPFLAISKAVSAAIAADQYRAVTAGFAAQRELTKQTLTDGPEGLLSALAGQVDGWAALYDASGAVVAAAPEWAGRRAARLTPDVERLRERAAPASSVVGGDDRVELHTLGTGRRPRAALAVGTAAALGTAERYALHSAIALLTLTTERSRSLHAAEQRIGSAVLRMLLAGEPDHARTVAGELYGDLLDAPFRLILAESASASAARAHADGHARVATAAVSAVSVAVADTNGDPLGGLAEVVESAAARSGESVLVVPYGERLVVLAADGGAAVAACGEYAMAQEVARAAVREQPPATGDGDELVVGMSAPAGPIAAAAAYKQAEQALSVARRRGRFLVEHEELAAGSVLPLLADDAVRAFADGLLRALREHDATGRGDLVASLRAWLSRHGQWDAAAADLGVHRHTLRYRMRRVEEILGRSLDDPDVRMELWLALKATAGGDSSPSGA, from the coding sequence ATGCCCCCCACGCTCGCCTCGCTCGTCCACCACTCCGCGCTCAAGCTGAACGTGCGCGCGGGCGAGGACCGTCTGGACGTTCCCGTCCGCTGGGCGCACGTCAGCGAGCTCGCCGACCCCGTGCCGTACATGGAGGGCGGGGAACTGCTGCTGATCACCGCACTCAAGCTGGACGCGGAGAATCCGGAGGAGATGCGGCGGTATGTGAAGCGGCTGGTGGGAGCGGGCGTGGTTGGGCTCGGCTTCGCCGTCGGCGTCAACTACGAGGAGATCCCCAAGGCCCTCGTCGATGCGGCCGAGGAGGCCGGGCTGCCGCTCCTCGAGGTGCCCCGGCGCACGCCCTTCCTCGCCATCAGCAAGGCCGTCTCGGCCGCGATCGCCGCGGATCAGTACCGGGCCGTCACGGCTGGCTTCGCCGCGCAGCGCGAACTCACCAAGCAGACCCTGACCGACGGGCCCGAGGGGCTGCTGTCCGCGCTCGCCGGGCAGGTCGACGGGTGGGCGGCACTGTACGACGCGTCCGGCGCCGTCGTCGCCGCCGCGCCCGAGTGGGCGGGGCGCCGGGCCGCGCGGCTCACGCCCGACGTGGAACGGCTGCGGGAGCGGGCCGCGCCCGCCAGCTCCGTCGTCGGCGGCGACGACCGGGTGGAACTGCACACCCTCGGCACCGGGCGCCGTCCGCGCGCCGCGCTCGCCGTGGGAACCGCCGCCGCCCTCGGCACCGCCGAGCGGTACGCCCTGCACTCGGCGATCGCCCTGCTGACGCTCACCACCGAGCGGTCGCGGTCGCTGCACGCGGCCGAGCAGCGGATCGGCTCGGCGGTGCTGCGGATGCTGCTGGCGGGCGAGCCCGACCATGCCAGGACCGTCGCGGGGGAGCTGTACGGGGACCTGCTGGATGCCCCGTTCCGGCTGATCCTCGCCGAGTCGGCCTCCGCGTCGGCCGCGCGGGCGCACGCCGACGGGCACGCGCGCGTGGCCACCGCCGCGGTGTCCGCCGTCTCCGTCGCGGTGGCCGACACGAACGGCGATCCGCTCGGCGGGCTCGCCGAGGTCGTCGAGTCCGCCGCCGCGCGCTCCGGCGAGTCCGTGCTCGTCGTCCCCTACGGGGAGCGGCTCGTCGTGCTCGCCGCCGACGGGGGTGCGGCGGTCGCCGCCTGCGGGGAGTACGCGATGGCTCAGGAGGTCGCGCGGGCTGCCGTACGGGAGCAGCCGCCCGCCACAGGCGACGGGGACGAGCTCGTCGTGGGGATGTCGGCGCCCGCCGGGCCGATCGCTGCCGCCGCAGCGTACAAGCAGGCCGAGCAGGCCTTGTCCGTGGCCCGGCGCCGGGGGCGTTTCCTCGTCGAGCACGAGGAACTGGCCGCGGGGTCCGTGCTGCCGCTGCTCGCGGATGACGCGGTGCGGGCGTTCGCGGACGGGTTGCTGCGGGCGCTGCGCGAGCATGACGCCACCGGGCGGGGGGATCTGGTGGCCTCGCTGCGGGCGTGGCTGTCGCGGCACGGCCAGTGGGATGCGGCGGCCGCCGATCTGGGAGTTCACCGGCACACGCTGCGCTATCGGATGCGGAGGGTCGAGGAGATCCTCGGGCGGTCGCTGGATGACCCCGATGTACGGATGGAACTGTGGCTGGCGCTGAAGGCGACGGCCGGGGGCGACTCCAGCCCGTCCGGCGCTTGA